GAGTTAAGCTATGAAACTTAAAACAACCATTATCCTTTTAATTGTAGCAGCCATTGGCATTTCGTATATCGTCATTTACGAAAGAAAGCAATTGCCTCATGAGGAATGGGAAAGGCTGCAGAAAAAGGTGATCCCTGATTTCAAGGCATCGATGATCAAAAAGATTGAATTGTGCAATGAAAGCGGCAAGATCATTTTGGAAAAATCAGAAGATAATTACTGGCGCATTGTTGAACCGCTGAAACTTCGTTCGGATAATTCCGAGGTGAACAGCATACTCTCCGAGTTCGAGTTTATGTACAAGGTTGGCTCCTTTAAAAAAGAAGGGGATAAACCCTTTGATCTCCATGATTATGGCCTTGATGATCCAAAGACCTCTATCACCATGTATACCGATATTCCAGCGAAACCAGATAAAATACAGGTAACCGGGCCGAAAGATAAATATACGGTATTTGTTGGACAAAAACTTGCTGCCGGTGACAACGTATACATCAAGCTTGATACGAGCGATGAGGTTACTGTTGTGCCAGGCACCCTCGTTGATAAAGTTAACAAAAATATTTTGGATTTGAGAAGTAAATGGGTGTTTAGTTTCGACAAGGAAGCTGTAGACACGATACAGATCAAAACGAAAGAATTCAACATTATTTGTAACAAAAAGGGTAATTTCTGGCGTCTTGCCGAACCTGTCAATGATTTGGCCGACCTGGAAAAAATTAAGGATATTCTTGGAAAATTCAAAAACCTGCAAATTGACCGGACAGACTTTGTTACCGAAGAATCAGGTGATTTAGTTAAATATGGCCTGGATTCTCCACGATTCACTGTTGTCATTAACGAAAAAGGCGCTGAACAGTCTGTTGTCTTTGGGCATTCCCTGGATAATAAGGTTTATGCAAAGCGCTCCGATGAGCCTACGATCTTCTTTCTTAAGGATACTATTCTTGCTGACCTGAGTAAAAAACCAAATGACTTGCGGGACAAGAAAGTGGTCAGGTTTGAATCTATAGGAACCTATGGAATAAATAAATTGGAAATTAAAACACCAACCGATGTAATTGCTATCGAAAAATCCCTGGATCTGGATTGGAAACTTACAAAACCGATTAATATTTATGCGGACCAGGATACTGTTAAAAACTTTATAGAGAAGATCAAATCCCTCGAAATAGAAGATTTTGTTTCTGATAAACCAACTGATTTGTCCGTGTACGGTTTGAAAGATCCCGTCTTTGAGATCTCCGTTACCAAAGAAGAGGATAAGACTCTGGCTAAATTTTACGTAGGTAACAAGTTACCCGATGGCACCAAATGCTATGTGAAACGTGTTGGAGAAGATCCTGTTTATACAGTCCCTACGGCTGAATTCTACGACAAGATTGAGAATCCGCTCCTGCGCTTCCGGGACAGGCTGGTGTGCGATTTTAACAGGGATTTGGTCAAAAAGATTGTTATCGAAAAACCAAATCGTACTTTCGTTTGTGAAATAACAAATAAGAAGGATGCGGAAGGACAATTCCAGTGGGCACTCTCAAAGCCTGTTCAAACGATAGCTGATGTGCATGCGGTAAACCAGATTGTGTGGGACTTATCCTTTTTAAAAGCAGATTGCTATGTTACAAAAGCACCTAAAGACTTGAATGTCTTTGGGTTAAATGATCCGAGGATCAAAGTTTCTGTAACTTACGAAAAAGTCCTGGAGCAAACGCCTGAAGGTTCGGATAAGAAGAGGAAAGAAGAGGTATCCGATCCTGCCATGAAACCGAAAGAGTCCGTCGAAAAAATTGTCGAAACAAGGACTTTGCTTGTTGGCAAGAAAGTGAAGGAAGGTGATAAGGTAAGTTCATATTGCATGTTTAGTGATGACGATCATGTATTTGAACTCTCCTGGCCAAAGATTAAAAACTTTGATGCTGAACTTGTACCAACCAAAATTCTTAATTTTGACAGGACGGAAGTGAAAGAGCTTGCACTCAACTATGACAAGAGAAGTGTATTATTGAAGAAAATCAACAATGTGTGGAAGTTGAAAAATAATGAGCAAAAAGACGTACAGGGAAGAGAAGTAGATTACTTTGTCCGTAATCTTGACGAGTTAAAGGGCAATTACATCGAACAATACAAAGCAACCAATTTAACGCAATTTTCTTTGGATAAACCTCAGCTTGCCATTGTCATGAGTTTGGAAAGTGGTGATGTTGTGCTTTCTATCGGCAAGAAGAAGGATGCTGGCAGCTATTATGTGAAAGCAAGTGATTCTGAGTATATTTATGTCGTTGGTAGTGAGTCGATCGCTAAGTTGATGAAAAACGAAGAGGATTTTACTACGATTGTTCATGAAACTTCATCAATGGTGGAGGAGGCGGCAAAGGCTCTTGGCAATGAAATGCCTATAGGTGCCACTCCGCACGGGAGGCCTTCTGTTAACCCTCCCCACGGAGGGTTTCACTGAAAAGTATTTTCTGGTAAGCAAACTGCACAAAAAGACGTAATAACAAGAAATATCCAAACAAGGAATCTGAATTGAAAACAATTTTCCATTTTAATTACTTGTTTGGATATTTTTATTGAATTATTTTACGTAATTATTCAAAATGTGGTTTATAGTGAAGGTGTGATGATTTGTGTTGTGTTCCGTTATTCTTGCGCAGAGCAATGTGGGAATAAAGCAGTATGCTTCCTGCTTCAGCAGTTTTTGCCCTATATGTGACACAGGAAATGACACAGAGTTGTGTGGCCAAGATTGGCACGGTGACAGTTGAAAATTTTGAAATTACATATGACATATTTTTTCCGCAAATGCCTTGAAAAAAATACTTATCTTTTTATCAATTTTTGCAACACTTGTCTGCATTCCGTTAGCGTACAATAAGGCGCCTGCCCTCGAAACTAGTTCTAATCGCAGGACTCCTATTGTTATGGCAGTAGAGAAGGTGGGGCCTGCTGTAGCCAATATCAGTACAGAGAGGCTTATTACCCAGCGACATGTAGACCCATTTTTTGGATCGAGAAGTGAACTGTTTGATCAATTTTTTAACGACTTTTTTGGCCAAAGCCAAAAGCAGATGGTCGAAAGGCCTTTAGGCTCCGGAGTTATTATTGATGAAGATGGCTACATTGTCACGAATGAACATGTTGTTAGTCGCGCATCGAAAATCAAAGTAAGACTATCTGACGGTAGAGACTTTGAGGCAACCATGATCAGTTCCGACCCGATTAGTGACATCGCCGTGTTAAAAATAAATTCTCCCGGACCTCTTCCCTATGTCAAAATGGGCACGTCCAAGGATCTCATGATCGGGGAAACTGTAATAGCGTTGGGCAATCCCTTTGGCTTGGAAAACTCTGTTACCACTGGGGTGCTGAGCGCAAAGAACCGCATCATGACATTCAGCAGTGAATATGGCGATATTAAGTATGATGGCCTTATTCAAACTGATGCATTGATCAATCCCGGAAACAGCGGTGGTCCTCTCATCAATATTGATGGGGAACTTATTGGTATTAATGCTGCAATTGTAAATCAGGCTCAGGGGATCGGGTTTGCGATTCCGGTCGATAAAGTAAGACAAACCCTTGTTAAGCTTTTTAATTTTAGGGAACTCAACAAGATATGGTTTGGCGTACAGGTAGAAGAGAAAAATGATGATGCTTTTAGAGGTATCATGGTTTCCTCTGTTGATCCTGGTAGTCCTGCCGACAAGGCGCGAATCAAAAATGGGGACTATATTACTAGAATAGACTCTAAACAAATTCAGGATATTCTTGACTTTGAAAAATACATACTCAAGAAAAATGCAGGAGATAAACTGTATATTTACGTCAAACGAGGCGGACGAGATTTCAAGGTGGATGTCACTCTAGAAAAGGCACCACTTCCATCCGTGGAAAAGCTTGCCCTGGAAAAGTTAGGGCTGTTCGTACAAGATTTGACACCACAACTTGCAAAACAATTAAATTTATGGTGGTTAAAGAGCGGGGTGTTAATTTCGGGGGTGCAAAAAAACAGCCCGTCTGCGAGCGTTGGGATTGTGGCAGGTCACGTGCTTGTGTATGTCGGCCAATATCGAATTAACAATATTGAAGAACTTGGTGCCTTACTAAAGATCATGCAAAAAGGAGACATCTGGGAGGTTGGTATTGTCTGGTCAGATAAATACGGCGACCATCAGGGATATGCCCGACTAAAGGTTCGTTGACCGTTTTTCTGTAACTATAATCTTCATGAAATGAAATCATAACGTTTAGGATGATTTCAGAAAATAATTCTCTTCTTCAATGCTGCCTCGTTTTCATAAAATGCCAAAGTCAACAACATGGTTTTTTCCTATCACGTTATCCTTTGCAACCAATTCAACTCCCTCTGATTACGTTTTTTGCAAAGATAGTATATTTCTAATTGCCACCAGCAATGGCAGGCACTATGGAAATATAGTCGCCATCTTTTACAGACGTATTTAGATTACCCATAAACCGAATGTCTTCATCATTGAGATAAAAATTAATAAACCTCCTGATTTGACCGTCATTGTCACAAATTCTCTCTCTAATTCCCTTATAATTTGTTTCAAGATTATCAATAATGTCTTTAATATTTTTTCCCTCCGCCTTTACCTCGTCTGCACCCTTGGTAAGGGTTCTTAGTGGTGTTGGAATGCGTACCGTTACTGGCATATTTATGCTCCTTTCGGGTTTTCAAAAATTATCATAAAATCGTAACTAAAAAATATCAAAATGTATGTAAATTAGAGAGTTATCATACTGTTAAAAAAATGTTCAAAAGAATATTTCTTCTATTTTACGTTTTGATTTATAAAGGTCTGAGGTAGCACCTTGCTAAGAGGCTGATTACTTTTAATGTACTGCTGCCATCTTCTCTTCCATAATCGCATCAAATTCAGAGAGGGAAGGGTTGATGATTTTTGGTACTTCTAATTTGTCCAGTACAGCCTCCTGGGTTTTTAGGCCATTTCCCGTAACACTGATTACAATGGACTCATCCTGTGGTATTTTGCCCTGTTCGATAAGTTTTTTTGTAACCGCCACAGTTACACCGCCCGCTGTTTCTGTGAAGATACCTTCCGTTCTGGCAAGTAATTTAATACCCTCTACGAGTTCATCGTCGGTTACATCCTCTGCCCATCCTCCGGACACATTAATGGACTTCACAGAATAATAACCGTCAGCCGGATTGCCGATTGCTATTGACTGGGCAATAGTCCTGGGCTTTACAGGTTTTATCACGTCGGTTACCTGCTTAACAGCTGTGGTTATCGGTGAGCTGCCGCTTGCCTGGGCGCCATGGAGCCTGGTATCTGCTTTATCGATAAGACCTAGTTTTACGAATTCTTTAATAGCCTTTTCAATCTTCGTAATCAAGGACCCGCCTGCCATGGGAACTACAATATGTTGTGGTGCTTTCCATCCTAGTTGTTCTATGATCTCATATCCATAGGTCTTTGAACCCTCTCCATAGTACGGTCTCAGATTTACATTCACGATTGCCCAGCCATATTTATCAGCGATCTCAGAGCAAAGCTTGTTTACGTTGTCATAGTTTCCTCTGACTTTTATCACATTCGTACCATAAATCAGGGTGCCAATAATCTTACCCTGTTCAAGATCGGCAGGCATAATAATATAACTTTCCAGCCCAGCCTGCACGGCCTGTGCTGCTACTGCATTTCCCAGATTTCCTGTTGTGGCACATCCGACTGTTTTATATCCAAATTCCTTTGCCTTTGTCAGGGCCGTCGAAACAACCCGGTCTTTAAAGGAGAACGTGGGATAATTCACGGAATCGTTTTTCACATACAGTTCTTTTACTCCAAGTACCTTGGCAAGGTTGTTTGCCTTGACAAGGGGCGTGAAACCTACCTGAGCGCCAACCGTTGGTTCACCATCCACCGGAAGCAGTTCCTGATAACGCCACATTGTTTTGCCGCGGGATTCGATCAGTTTTCTGTTCAAAACCTTCTTAATTCCGTCATAATCATAATCGACTTCCAAAGGGCCAAAACAAAAGCTGCAGACATGAAGTGGCTCTTTTGGATATGGTTTTCCACACTCCCGACACTTTAGACCTTTTACAAATCCCATCTGTTGCCTCCATTCATTTTTGATAAGGACGCAGATTTCCGCAACTATACATGATAATAAATACTCCCGTTACATCCTGATAAACTGTGTTAATCTGTGTCCAATCAAGCAAATAAAAAGGCCTCTTTCTATTCAAATAAGATAGGAAGAGGCCTTTTTATGTACCTATCTTATCTTTTCCCAAAACACGAGACAGGAATTAGCACCAGCATCTTGCACAGCTTTTTGCTGAACAAGACCGGTTGCTGTGGCTTCACAGGGCCAGTCCCTCTGCCACTCTCGATAAGATGAATAATATTTTTGCAATTGTAACGGAAAATATGTGTCCTGTCAATTGCTAATCAGAAAAAACTTTCATTCAACTGTTGCGATCAATTTAAGCAGTTTATCACAATGCCGGTGATTAACTTCGGATAAAAATATGTCGACTTAGGGGGCATAACCTTGCGTGCCATGGCGATTTCTTTTACCTGTTCAATAGGGGTGGGGTTAAGAAAGAATGCCAATTGATACTGGCCGGATTGCACGAGCGATACGGCCTCTGCTTCATCCTTTACGTATTTCACGTAGTCTTTCACGGTTACATCATCGGAATTTATACCCAGTATTTTGTTGATAATCATACCATGAAGGATACCCGCATCCAGATGCTTCCATTCGGGATGGTCTTTGGCGAATACTGCATCAAGTAATTTTTCATTGCCAAGCCGCAATTTATAATAGGCGTCTTCCTGACCAGCGTACATTATAAAGGTATGGCCTTTAGTTTCATCGTTGAGGCTCGACATAAAATCCTCTACCCGGCACCCCTTGCCTAACAGCTCGACCTCAAAAGACTCTTGTATCGATTGTAAAATCCGGTCAAAGCGATAATTCTTTATATTACGTACGAGCCGATGGGCCGGCAATATCTTCAACCCATTATTGTTCATCGACACGCATACCATCATCACATAGTCTGAAGGCAAATCATCTCCATTCCGGATGTTTTCTTTACGCATTTGTTCTTTGTAAACCAATGCAGTTTCGTAACGATGGTGTCCATCGGCTATAAAAAGGGGTTTCTCCTTCATGAGAGCAACTAAATTGTCGATAGTCTGTTTTTCCTTTATTACCCAAAGCTTATTTTTTACTCCGGTATCGTCTAAAAAATCCACCTCGGGTCTTGTGATAGTTGTCATTGACAGATAAGTATCGATTGCGTTATTATCGTCCGGGAAAAGGGCAAATATAGAACTGAGGTTGGCCCGGCACGATTGGGTAAGTTTTAGCCGATCTGCCTTTGGACCAGGAAGTGTTTGTTCGTGAGGGTAGATGTATCCTTTGTCAAAGGGTTCCAACTTCACCAACGCAATGAAGCCTCTCCTGACCAGCCATCTGTTGCCAGACAAAAATTTTTGATCATAAATATATATTGCCGGGTCATCTTCCTGCTTAAGGATACCTTTTTCCCTCCAGCTCTTGAGCAATTCAGCAGCACGGGTATATTTGTTGGTTTTTTCTGTATCGCAGGAGAAGTCCTTTCCCAAATCCAAACGAATAATATTATTGGGGTGAGCCTGGTAATACCGCTCTTGCTCTTGCGGAGAAATTACATCATAAGGGGGTGTCACAACGGCCGAAATGTCCGTAATGACGTCTTGATTGTATCGTAATCCACGAAACGGTTTAATAATGGCCATATTCCAATCAGGTACCTTCCTCCCATGACGCAAGGTACTTCTCTTGTTCTTGAGTAAGCGTGTCAATAGCAATGCCCATGGACTTTAATTTTAAACTCGCGACCCAGTGGTCAATCTCTTCAGGTACTTCGTAAACCTTGGATACTAATTTACCTTTATTTTTTACGACATATTCGGTAGCCAGTGCCTGAGTGGCAAAACTCATATCCATTACACAAGCTGGATGACCTTCTGCAGCCGCGAGATTAATGAGGCGACCTTCTCCAAGGAGATAGATGGATTTGCCATTCTTTAACACATATTGATCGACAAAATTACGGACTGACTTGTTCTTCTTCGCTGCTATTGATTCTAAAGCAGCTATGTCAATCTCTATGTTAAAATGACCGGAATTGCAAACCATCGCCCCATTCTTCATGGCTTCAAAGTGTTCTTTCCTGATTACATGCATATTTCCCGTTAAAGTACAGAATATGTCGCCAATTTTGGCTGCTTCACTCATAGGCATTACCATAAATCCATCCATGGCGGCTTCCAGGGACTTAATGGGATTAATCTCCGTAATCACGATATTTGCACCCATGCCTTTTGCCCGCATAGCAAGCCCCTTTCCACACCACCCGTAACCGGCAACAACAAATATCTTGCCCGCAAGGAGGCAGTCTGTCGCCCGTATAATTCCATCGATCGTGGATTGCCCGGTTCCATAACGGTTATCGAAAAGGTGTTTTGTGTCGGCATCATTTACGGCAATGACAGGAATCTTCAGTGACCCGTCTTTCTCCATGGCCTTTAACCTTATCACGCCGGTAGTTGTTTCCTCCATGCTCCCGAGAATTTGCGGGATGAGTTCCTTTCTTTCTTTGTGGATGGCCGAAACAAGGTCGGCGCCATCGTCCATCGTAATGGTTGGTTTGTGATCCAGTGCTGATGTAATATGCTTATAATACGTTTTGTTATCTTCTCCCTTGATAGCAAAGACAGGAATATCGTAATCCTTCACCAAAGAGGCGGCAACGTCATCCTGAGTGGATAAAGGATTCGAGGCGCAAAGGACAATATCAGCCCCTCCGGCCTTGAGCGTCCTGGCAAGATTTGCTGTCTCGGCTGTTACATGAAGGCATGCTGACATCTTCATTCCTTTCAAAGGTTTTTCTTGTTCAAATCTCTCCTTAACCTGTGCCAGAACAGGCATATCATTGCTTGCCCACTCAATGCGTTTCTTGCCACCCAAAGCAAGATTTACATCTTTGATATCATAGTTCATGGATTCTCCCTTTCTTTGTTAAGAATGTCATCTTTTGTTAACAACATGAAAATAAGTAGGGGCACGTACAATGTGCCCCATACAGTTGGTGATTTTTTAAACAACGGCAGCTTTTCGCAAGGCATCCACCATGTCTGTCTTTTCCCATGTAAACGTGTCCTCTGGGCGACCAAAATGACCGTGACGGGCCGTGATCTTATAAATCGGTCTTCTGAGTTTTAACCGATCGATAATACCCTTTGGGGTCATATCAAAAACATTTTCGCAAATTTGGGTAAGCTTTTCATCGGAGATCTTGCCTGTACCTTCGGTAGCGATGTGGATGGCAAGGGGCTTTGCCACCCCAATAGCATAAGCTACTTGTGCTTCGCATCGGTCTGCCAGGCCGGAAGCTACTACATTTTTTGCGACATGTCTGGCAGCATAGCAAGCACTTCGATCAACCTTCGTTGGATCTTTTCCTGAAAAAGCACCCCCACCGTGACGTCCCCACCCGCCATACGTATCAACGATAATCTTTCGCCCTGTTAAGCCGCAGTCCCCCTGGGGGCCACCGATCACGAAACGTCCTGTTGGATTAATATGGTAAATCGTTTTACCATCCAAGAGGTTTGCTGGTATTACCTGTTTCGCAATCTTTTCAATCATATCATCTTTTATGGTCTCGTATTTTACATCCGGTGCATGTTGGGTAGAAATAACTACGGTATGTACCCTGACAGGGGTATGATCCTGATATTCAACAGTAACCTGAGATTTTGCATCGGGACGGAGATATTTCAATGTCCCGTTTTGCCGTAATTCGGCAAGTTTTATAATAATTCTGTGTGCCAGCATGATAGGAAGCGGCATGAGTTCCGGGGTATCATTGCAGGCATAGCCAAACATCATACCTTGATCACCTGCTCCGTGCTCTTTATAGAGACCTTCGCCACTCACACCTTGTGAGATATCCGGTGATTGTTTGCCAATACTGGTAAGAACCGCACAGGTATTATAATCGAATCCCATTGAAGCATCATTGTAACCAATTTCTTTTATGGTATTTCTTACAATATCAGGAATATTTACATTGGCTTTTGTAGTAAATTCTCCCGCTACAAAAGCAACACCTGTCGTCACCAATGTTTCACATGCTACCCGGCTCATCGGGTCTTGCTCAAGCATTGCATCCAGCACTGCATCGGATATCTGGTCAGCGACTTTATCCGGATGTCCCATGGACACTGATTCTGAGGTAAATACATGCCTTCCTTTCTTCATACTGATACTGTCCTCTCCTTCAATAAAATTTTCTTTAATACTTTTAAATTACGATCGGTAGCACCTCTTTGTTTCATTACAACCGATTGTGCCCTCTTGCCCATTTCATGGGCTTCATCTGGATGCTCCAATAAATACGTCATTTTGTTCAGTAGTGTCGGTTCATCCCGAACAACCTTTATGGCATCGGCTTCTCTTAATAACTGAACCTCTTCGCGAAAATTAAACGTATGCGGGCCAACAATAATTGGCTTGGCCAGTCCCGCAGGTTCCATCATGTTTTGTCCACCAAGCGGCACAAGACTTTTCCCGACAAAAACACAATCGGCAATGCTATATGTCGCAAGTAATTCCCCGACGGTATCAACAAGAATAACTGTTTCATATTTAAATTCGCCTATTTTATTTCCCTTATCGAGTGAGGTCTTCCTTATCCATCTGAGCCCCATGGATTCGATAAGCTTAACTATACTGTTGGCTCTTTCGATATGCCGTGGAACCAAAACCAGCCTTAGCTTTTCAGTTTTTGTGCAAAGGTGTTTAAAGATTTTTAAAATAACGTTCTCTTCCCCCTCGTGAGTACTGCCACAGACAATCACCTTATCGTCTTTGTCAATTTCAAAAAGATATATTAACCGTTTTTTTGTGTCTTCCGGGACGTTAGTTACCATATTATCAAATTTCATATTACCAGTAACAAGGATTTGTGTCTCGGATATGCCTAAATCCGTAAGACGAGTTGCATCGGCTACGGTTCTTGCGCAAAAGGCATTATCGCTCGTGGCTAAACTTTCAAAGAATTCCTTTGAAAGTTTCCTGATCAAACGATACCATTTTAGCGATTTTTCTGATATTCTGGCATTCAGTAAGACGACTGGAATATGCCTTTTTGCAGCTGCTATTAAAAAATTAGGCCATATCTCCAATTCGATCAATATCACGCAACTCGGTTGTATGGTACTCAGTACCTTCTCAGCTACCCAACTCAAATCGAGAGGGAAATAAAAAGTCTTCTTGCCATGAAAGCATTGTTTCGCAACAGACAATCCCGTGTTGGTATTGGTAGTGATAACGATATCTAAATAATTAAACTCTTTTTCGATAGATTTTACAAGTGTTTTTGCTGTTAAAACCTCTCCAACAGAGGCGCAATGAATCCATACACATGGCTTTTTTCTTTCCCTCGTCTCAATCCAGCCCAAACGTTGTGACAAACCAGAACGATATCGTCTGCTGGTGATGAATTTTAAAAAAAAATAAGGTGAGCCAAAAGTAAGCGCTGTTATATAAACAGCATCAAAGAGTGTCGACATGCGGGATGGGGTTGATTTTCAGGTTATTTATGTGTCTTTGCTCGTAGTATTCAAAGGTGAAAACTAAAATTAACTTACCCTGCCACAACACTGCTTGAACTTTTTGCCACTACCGCATGGGCAAGGTTGATTTCTGCCTACTTTAATTCCGACTTTGATAGGTTCCATCTTCCGCTCAACCTGTTCTTCTGTGTTCGCATTTGCACCCTGAATGGCAGCGGCAACGGGCGATTCCTGAATCGTTTCCAATCCCGAGACTTCCTGGTGAACATAGTGGTCTGGGTGCCATATATCTTTTTTCTCTGCCTCTCTGCCTAATTGCAATTTGAATATAAGGTCTGTTACCTCGTCTCGAATCGACAGATTCATGCTTTCAAACATAGCCAATGCTTCTCTTTTGTATTCTATTCTTGGATCCACCTGTGCATAACCGCGAAGGCCAATGCCCGACCTCAGATGATCCATGGCATAGAGGTGGTCTTTCCATTTTGTGTCGATTTTTTCCAGCAGGAGTATCTGTGCAATTTTTTCCATTTCCTCTTTTCCGATGGTGTTTTCCTTTGCTTCGTATGCCTCTTCTGCTTTCTTTATCAAAAACGCTTCCACATTCTGGCGCGTCTTTTCCTCAACCTCGTTGAGATCAATAAGCAATCCGAATTTTTGCTTGAACCAGTCTGCAATATCAAAGGGTTCTTCCTCATCTCTTCCACTCTTTGTGTCGAAAGCAAAAGCTGTTACCTCCTTAATGCCATCCTCTATCATTTGGAAAATATAATCGCGGATATTCTTGCCTTCAAGTACATCCTGCCGCAGAGAATAAATCGTTTTTCTCTGCTGGTCCATGACTTCGT
The Candidatus Brocadia sp. genome window above contains:
- a CDS encoding DUF4340 domain-containing protein; translation: MKLKTTIILLIVAAIGISYIVIYERKQLPHEEWERLQKKVIPDFKASMIKKIELCNESGKIILEKSEDNYWRIVEPLKLRSDNSEVNSILSEFEFMYKVGSFKKEGDKPFDLHDYGLDDPKTSITMYTDIPAKPDKIQVTGPKDKYTVFVGQKLAAGDNVYIKLDTSDEVTVVPGTLVDKVNKNILDLRSKWVFSFDKEAVDTIQIKTKEFNIICNKKGNFWRLAEPVNDLADLEKIKDILGKFKNLQIDRTDFVTEESGDLVKYGLDSPRFTVVINEKGAEQSVVFGHSLDNKVYAKRSDEPTIFFLKDTILADLSKKPNDLRDKKVVRFESIGTYGINKLEIKTPTDVIAIEKSLDLDWKLTKPINIYADQDTVKNFIEKIKSLEIEDFVSDKPTDLSVYGLKDPVFEISVTKEEDKTLAKFYVGNKLPDGTKCYVKRVGEDPVYTVPTAEFYDKIENPLLRFRDRLVCDFNRDLVKKIVIEKPNRTFVCEITNKKDAEGQFQWALSKPVQTIADVHAVNQIVWDLSFLKADCYVTKAPKDLNVFGLNDPRIKVSVTYEKVLEQTPEGSDKKRKEEVSDPAMKPKESVEKIVETRTLLVGKKVKEGDKVSSYCMFSDDDHVFELSWPKIKNFDAELVPTKILNFDRTEVKELALNYDKRSVLLKKINNVWKLKNNEQKDVQGREVDYFVRNLDELKGNYIEQYKATNLTQFSLDKPQLAIVMSLESGDVVLSIGKKKDAGSYYVKASDSEYIYVVGSESIAKLMKNEEDFTTIVHETSSMVEEAAKALGNEMPIGATPHGRPSVNPPHGGFH
- a CDS encoding PDZ domain-containing protein; translated protein: MAVEKVGPAVANISTERLITQRHVDPFFGSRSELFDQFFNDFFGQSQKQMVERPLGSGVIIDEDGYIVTNEHVVSRASKIKVRLSDGRDFEATMISSDPISDIAVLKINSPGPLPYVKMGTSKDLMIGETVIALGNPFGLENSVTTGVLSAKNRIMTFSSEYGDIKYDGLIQTDALINPGNSGGPLINIDGELIGINAAIVNQAQGIGFAIPVDKVRQTLVKLFNFRELNKIWFGVQVEEKNDDAFRGIMVSSVDPGSPADKARIKNGDYITRIDSKQIQDILDFEKYILKKNAGDKLYIYVKRGGRDFKVDVTLEKAPLPSVEKLALEKLGLFVQDLTPQLAKQLNLWWLKSGVLISGVQKNSPSASVGIVAGHVLVYVGQYRINNIEELGALLKIMQKGDIWEVGIVWSDKYGDHQGYARLKVR
- a CDS encoding MoaD/ThiS family protein, which encodes MPVTVRIPTPLRTLTKGADEVKAEGKNIKDIIDNLETNYKGIRERICDNDGQIRRFINFYLNDEDIRFMGNLNTSVKDGDYISIVPAIAGGN
- a CDS encoding threonine synthase, which produces MGFVKGLKCRECGKPYPKEPLHVCSFCFGPLEVDYDYDGIKKVLNRKLIESRGKTMWRYQELLPVDGEPTVGAQVGFTPLVKANNLAKVLGVKELYVKNDSVNYPTFSFKDRVVSTALTKAKEFGYKTVGCATTGNLGNAVAAQAVQAGLESYIIMPADLEQGKIIGTLIYGTNVIKVRGNYDNVNKLCSEIADKYGWAIVNVNLRPYYGEGSKTYGYEIIEQLGWKAPQHIVVPMAGGSLITKIEKAIKEFVKLGLIDKADTRLHGAQASGSSPITTAVKQVTDVIKPVKPRTIAQSIAIGNPADGYYSVKSINVSGGWAEDVTDDELVEGIKLLARTEGIFTETAGGVTVAVTKKLIEQGKIPQDESIVISVTGNGLKTQEAVLDKLEVPKIINPSLSEFDAIMEEKMAAVH
- a CDS encoding DUF1015 domain-containing protein → MAIIKPFRGLRYNQDVITDISAVVTPPYDVISPQEQERYYQAHPNNIIRLDLGKDFSCDTEKTNKYTRAAELLKSWREKGILKQEDDPAIYIYDQKFLSGNRWLVRRGFIALVKLEPFDKGYIYPHEQTLPGPKADRLKLTQSCRANLSSIFALFPDDNNAIDTYLSMTTITRPEVDFLDDTGVKNKLWVIKEKQTIDNLVALMKEKPLFIADGHHRYETALVYKEQMRKENIRNGDDLPSDYVMMVCVSMNNNGLKILPAHRLVRNIKNYRFDRILQSIQESFEVELLGKGCRVEDFMSSLNDETKGHTFIMYAGQEDAYYKLRLGNEKLLDAVFAKDHPEWKHLDAGILHGMIINKILGINSDDVTVKDYVKYVKDEAEAVSLVQSGQYQLAFFLNPTPIEQVKEIAMARKVMPPKSTYFYPKLITGIVINCLN
- a CDS encoding adenosylhomocysteinase; translated protein: MNYDIKDVNLALGGKKRIEWASNDMPVLAQVKERFEQEKPLKGMKMSACLHVTAETANLARTLKAGGADIVLCASNPLSTQDDVAASLVKDYDIPVFAIKGEDNKTYYKHITSALDHKPTITMDDGADLVSAIHKERKELIPQILGSMEETTTGVIRLKAMEKDGSLKIPVIAVNDADTKHLFDNRYGTGQSTIDGIIRATDCLLAGKIFVVAGYGWCGKGLAMRAKGMGANIVITEINPIKSLEAAMDGFMVMPMSEAAKIGDIFCTLTGNMHVIRKEHFEAMKNGAMVCNSGHFNIEIDIAALESIAAKKNKSVRNFVDQYVLKNGKSIYLLGEGRLINLAAAEGHPACVMDMSFATQALATEYVVKNKGKLVSKVYEVPEEIDHWVASLKLKSMGIAIDTLTQEQEKYLASWEEGT
- a CDS encoding methionine adenosyltransferase; translation: MKKGRHVFTSESVSMGHPDKVADQISDAVLDAMLEQDPMSRVACETLVTTGVAFVAGEFTTKANVNIPDIVRNTIKEIGYNDASMGFDYNTCAVLTSIGKQSPDISQGVSGEGLYKEHGAGDQGMMFGYACNDTPELMPLPIMLAHRIIIKLAELRQNGTLKYLRPDAKSQVTVEYQDHTPVRVHTVVISTQHAPDVKYETIKDDMIEKIAKQVIPANLLDGKTIYHINPTGRFVIGGPQGDCGLTGRKIIVDTYGGWGRHGGGAFSGKDPTKVDRSACYAARHVAKNVVASGLADRCEAQVAYAIGVAKPLAIHIATEGTGKISDEKLTQICENVFDMTPKGIIDRLKLRRPIYKITARHGHFGRPEDTFTWEKTDMVDALRKAAVV